Below is a genomic region from Sorghum bicolor cultivar BTx623 chromosome 9, Sorghum_bicolor_NCBIv3, whole genome shotgun sequence.
atcatgCGGTaaatacataaagcattaaatatagatgaaagtaaaaattaattgcacagtttacctgtaaatcacgagacgaatctttcaagcctaattactctataattggacaatgtttgtcaaataaaaaacaaaatgctacagtgtcaaaattaaaaaaaaaatgaatctaGACAaggtctaaggccttgtttagtgccaaaaaattttgcaaaatcgacactgtagcactttcgtttgtatttgacaaaaattatccaatcatggactaactaggctcaaaagattcgtctcgtcaattttgaccaaactgtgcaattagtttttagtttcatctatatttaatactccatgcatgcgtctaaagattcgatgtgacgggaaatctgaaaaattttgcaaaattttttagaactaaacaaggcctaagctaaaAAAAACAATCCAAATTAGTCATTATGGTTGTCTAGTTTTGACTAACTAATAGATGGAAAATTAGCTTACCTATTGTAGCACTAAAATTAGATGGAAAAATTTGactaactaaggccttgtttagttcccaaaatttttgtaaaatttttcagattccccgtcacatcgaatctttagacgtatgcatggagtattaaatatagatgaaaataaaaactaattatacagtttggtcgaaattaacgagacgaatcttttgagtctagttagtctatgattggacaatatttgtcacatacaaacgaaagacatactgtagcaattttgcaaaaaatttgggaagtaaacaaggcctaaaagattttgaatttcgctactgtagtatttttgtttgtttgtggcaaatattgtccaatcacgaactaactagtatcaaaagattcgtctcgtgatttacagataaaatgtgtaattagcttttatttttatctatatttaatacatcATGTATGTATCGAAAGATTTGATACGACGAAAAATattgaaaacttttttttttcccctacGATACGATATGAACAAACGGCATGGGCGGGCACAGGCGCATGTGGGCCCATCATCGCATCCCGGCGCCGTGGAAAACTGCAGAGGGAGGGCCCACACCCACCGCAACCTGGTGGGCCTAGGGCGTGGCAGCCCATGCGCCCGCTATCCAATCCCTCCGACGTCACCGCTTTCTGCGCAGCCCGCCTCCTATGACAGGTGGGTCCAGGGACAACTTCTGTTCCTGCACGTAAAAGGCTCTCTCCACTCAAGTCTCCAACCCACCAAATCGTCTTTCGGgactgtttggtacagctcacaactttcatgagctgttgtgagttgttttcttttgccaaacacttatttctagtgaagctgtttttctctttctcttacaaaaacataagttggatgaagctgaaaaaaaagtagcttattgtagcttctctctcatttctctctcaactatgcatgaagtagttggtgaagctattttgccaaatacTTTTTACAAAACAGCTTAACtttatctagaaagtcactcataaaactatttaaaaaaaaacagcttatCGGATCGTGCCGCTCTCGTCTCCTCTGATACTCCACCTACTACTCCTCTGATCGGGGAggggaggagctcgccggagccggatcCACGAGGGGGAAGTTAACGCCATCGAGCGCTGCGATGGGCAGCTTGGGAGGTGGGTGCCAGACCGAGCTCTCCGACGGCGCGCGTCCGGCGGATGAGTCGCGGGGGTGGTGAGCTATTTATTCGCCCGCCGTGGTTGACCAGTTCCCTCTCGTTGCTGCAGGTAGCGCCGGTGCTGGGGACGGCGGCAAGGTCGGGCTGCCGGCGCTGGACGTGGCGCTCGCGTTCCCGCAGGCTACGCCGGCATCGCTCTTCCCGCCCGCCGGTGAGATATCTACCTATATCTCCTTCTCATGCTGCATCCGCTCCCGCGGTTtctgtactactactactactagtagttTGGTTATATTCGTTCGAATTGGAGTGGCCAGAATTGTTCGATCGAATCAATATGATTGCGTAAGCGGCGAATCGATTGTGATGGCGTAAGCGGCAATTTTTTTCTGTTCTTCATTCGCCAAGGGTGTCTGCCTGGTCATTTCCAGAGTGGAGGATACTGGTTCTGTTCATCCTTTTGCAGTACAGTAATGGTCTCGAGTATTTCTGTTTGCTTGTTTTGGTGCCAATGAGCAGAGCTCCAGTCTGTACTTGTCTCCAAAGATGTGGTATTCCAATAATATGAGGGGCTTTTTTTGGGCACCCAGACGCAGTAACCATGTCTTCGAATTTTGATgtagttcaatttttttttctggaGTTTGTTTATGATCCCCTTTTATCCATGGTTAATTTTACTGAAGTTTGGTTGCATTCAGAGTTAGAGTAACCTTGGGCAGATGCGGGCACACGGCACCTACTTCATTTCAGCTGTCCCTGTTTTCCATTTTGACAAGATTGCCtctggttggataataattgggCGGCTCACTGTTACTGTACAACTTGCATTGAACCACACGTGATGTGGACCTGTTTTCTTATTTTCTGTTGCTGTCAGAAAGGACTCTAGTTTTGTTTTTCAATCTCTAGCTCCTCTCTAGGATTACTGTGTAAGTAATGCTCGTGTCAGTTAGGTTAATTAGCATTGTGTAGTGTTACTTGCATATAACAATCTGTGACTACTGCATCATAATTTGCAGGATGTCTGTTATCAATTTCCGTTTATTTACCTTTGAGCCGACCTATTGTTGGTTGCAGCCTCGGACTACTACCAATTTGATGATTTGCTGACTGAAGAAGAGAAGGCACTCAGGAAGAAGGTCCGGGGtatcatggaaaaggaaatcCCGCCCATTATGACGGAGGTGTGCTCTTGCTAAAGACAGTTACTAATCTCTccatgtttttctttttttactaaGTAATGGTAGGAGAAGTGCTCTTCATTATGCTGACGAAGACAAAAATAGCTGCAATGTACACAGACTGGGCTACCAAAGTATCCAAACAGAACCAATAAAAAGGCATTATGCTGCTAGAGAGTAACTGGTCGACTCAGATTTACTTTCAACATATGCAATCTTTCTGATTTTCTCACAAAACATTTAATATGGATTAGCTTTTCAGTGAAATATGTCTTTTTGTGACGAAATCTTGTAGTGGTCTAGTCTGTAGATATACCATGTTCCTTTTCTACCATTACATTTTACTCTCCCATGAACTGACTTGCTAATGCACAGCAAGTCCTCATACTGCCTCATCTTGTATAGGCTTAAATGATGTCATTTTACTCTGCAGTATTGGGAGAAGGCTGAATTCCCATTCCATGCCATTCCCAGCCTTGCCAGTCTCGGCTTAGCTGGTGGAACAATAAAGGTAGTAACCAAACAAATATGGGCTCTATTTTGAAGGTAAAGCCTATCTATCTGCACATCATTTCATTGTTTTTCCCTTTAAATTTGCAGGGGTATGGGTGCCCAGGACTCTCGCTTACAGCTAGTGCTATTTCGATAGCAGAAGTTGCACGGGTCGATGCGAGCTGCTCCACATTTATTCTAGTGCACTCCTCGTTGGCTATGTCCACGATTGGTAAATCTAGCGTCAGAACATTTTATACATAACGTCCAAACAACTTTGTACACCTATGCTCAGGATTTCagttattgttttttttttcctgaagAGTAGCCCTTTGTGGATCTGAGGCTCAAAAGCAGAAATACTTGCCATCTCTTGCCGAGTTCAAAACTATTGGTTGTTGGGTGAGTTACATTGTCCAATGTATTTTATAACCATTTCTCGTACTGTCATGTCAACACTCCACTCTGAGAGGGTTGAGCATGCTATTTGATATTTTCACGTTTCTGAGAGGACCGTCTGCTTTCTGCAGGCTTTGACAGAGCCAGATTATGGAAGTGATGCAAGCTCCCTAAGGACTGCAGCAACCAAGGTTTAGTTAATTTGGGAGCATTATTTTCTAAGATAAATTTGGATATTTCTAGTAATGCCAATGATGTGGCCTTTTCACACTACCTTATCATGttggttttttttaaaaaaaattttggtAGGTACCTGGTGGTTGGCAGTTAGATGGACAAAAACGCTGGATAGGTAACAGCACTTTTGCAGATGTCCTCGTCATTTTGGCTAGGAATGCAGATACGAACCAACTAAATGGGTAATCATCTTTTTCTTCCTGACCTTATTATACTGCTGTTACCGTATCTATTTTTTTCCTGTACGTCTCAGTATGAAGGTACGTCTATTTTTGATCAATGCAAGGAAAACCTTGCTTTCTGACAATGAATGTGTTGCGCTATTCTAGATTTATTGTAAAGAAAGGAGCTCCCGGTCTAAAAGCGACAAAAATTCAAAACAAAATTGGACTCAGAATGGTTCAAAATGGAGACATAATTCTAAATAAAGTATTTGTCCCTGAGGAAGATAGATTAACAGGCATCAATTCATTTCAGGATATAAACAAGGTACTGACTGGATGCCTCTTTTACAACCTGTTGTGGCCTGTGCTTTGTCAGATAATCAGGATTTTATTGAGTCAAAATTTTAACTTCTGAAACAGGTCCTCGCTATGTCTCGAATTATGGTGGCATGGCAACCAATAGGCATATCAATGGGAGTTTTTGACATCTGCCATCGGTGGGAACACATTACTACATCTATTTGTAGTTTATTCAGCATAATATGGTTTAGATTTCCACTATATCACAATCTTTTACTGAATAAATAGGTATTTGAAAGAAAGGAAGCAATTTGGAGCTCCACTGGCAGCTTTTCAGCTGAATCAAGAAAAGCTTGTCCGAATGCTTGGCAACATTCAGGCTATGCTTCTCGTTGGCTGGCGTCTGTGCAAGTTCTATGAGTCAGGCAAAATGACACCAGGCCGATCTAGTTTAGGCAAGGTTCGTAGGTTACAATATAGCTAGGGATGGATTTCGCATCTTGAGTCTATGTCCTCATCATAGGTAGTTTTTATGCAATCTACTGATAAGAAGTGAATGCAGGCGTGGACATCCCAGAAGGCTAGGGAGGTAGTTTCTCTTGGACGAGAGCTACTGGGTGGCAATGGCATTTTGGCTGATTTTCTTGTTGCCAAGGTAAGAGGGGTTCAGTAATTACTTTTGATGTTCTCCTTACATGGCAAACAACACATGGTTCAACTTACAATCTTTACTGACGGAAGTGTCTGAAACAATACTTACTTTTGCAGGCGTTTTGTGACCTGGAGCCCATTTTCTCTTACGAGGGCACCTATGACATTAACAGCCTGGTAACTGGCAGAGAGATCACCGGGATCGCGAGCTTCAAGCCTGCTATGTCAGCAAAATCACGCCTGTGaagttgtttttttatttcCCCGAGGAAGATGATAGACACCAATCTTGTATATATTCCGATGATTGGGAATAACTGAATAAGAACGATGGGGAAACTGTATTTGTTACATTTTCACTTTTGTCAGTCTGTGATAAACGACTCTCCACTGGCCGTGTTCAAATGCTGCAATCACCAGCGATTTTACAAAGGACATGGCCCTTTTTTTTATTACGCAGGAGAGGTGCGTTTCATTGTATTATTGTAGAGATGAAAATAGGGGGTCACCAGCAGGATCCTCACTGGCTCTTGAAAGCACGCTTCTCGGCATCCGTAGATATACTATTAGCTTCTGGATTCATGGATCATGGATGTATACCTACGAGTTTTTCATCGTAATCATATTCTTGTAACAGTACTATGATACTACGGCATGTTTAGTTGACGAAGTGAAAAATTttatgacactgtagcattttcgtttgtttgtggtaattattgtctaatactttaattatggactaacttcaaaagatccgtctcgtaaatttcaatcaaactatataattaatttttatttttgtttatatttaatactctatgcatgcgtctaatgattcgatgtaatgggaaatttgaaaaattttggatttttaggtggaagtaaaaaaaaaaggccAGTGTCGCGTTCCACGTCAGTGGCGGCACGTGACGTGCTCCTCTTGTCCGTGGCACGGAACATTGCGCTTCCTTCACGTTATCGTTGATGACCTCCTGGTTCAGGCCGTACGTACTTGGGCTCGCCGGCCCGTTGACGAAGCCTTTTCTTCATCTCTTCTACCTGAATTGATCAATATTGTATAGAGAATTAAAAAATTATAACATCAAAtaagtatactataaaaatataattaataaaaaaaatctaatgatacttatttagtatcataaatattattattttattatataaatttagtcaaatttgaTACTTTAAATCTTTGAGAAAATTGGAATGCGACAAATGGAGTAGTAAGAAATAGCACCAGGCAATTGATTGGATGTTCCCAGCTAGGTGAGGCCAGCCGCGACCCAACCGGAGGGGGCCCAAACCTCGGTATGCAGCACCTAACCCTACAACCATAACTCCATAAGGGCAACTTCAACCAAACACTTACTTAGACTTTTGTTCTGTTTTGAGTGCTCAAACATATCAAAAACCTCTCCAACTGACCTCCTATTCAAGTCCTGATATACTCTCATTTATCTCTCTCCTAAACCCCATATGTAGGAGTCCCCCATCCTCCtttctcttttctataaagctgACAAGTGGCACCGATAAATAGGGTCCATGATAATGTAGTGTAAAAGTAAGAAAAAATAGGAGATCAGTTAGAGTACCATAAGAAGTAGGAGATGCAATATGGATGAGTGACTCTCATTTGAAGAAATAGTGGGGTAAAATTTAAGGGATTGGTTGGAGTTGCCCTTAGTCAATGTGACCCAACTCTCATGCACCAAGACGAGAGCCTGTGAAGGTGAAGTGATCACCGATCCAACAACCATTTGTCTTGGTCTCCGAGCCACGATTCGCGATTGGGCGACTTCACTTGTTCAGCGATCTGCTGAGAGCAAGGTCAATAGAGCCAAATGCTTGACTATAAGCCAAGTGATAAGAGTAAGTTATACAATAGTTGTCTCATACTTGTCCCTGAGGCAGCTTCTCTTTTCTATTCCTCCTCACAACACCTGCTATTTAGGCCCACCACTGCCTATGCATTCCTGCCTAGCTTGATACTTGCATGAGAGCTAAGCTACCATCTTTCTTCTTATTTCTCTTCTCCATATAAGCATTAGCTTAACtataaacctattattatacttGCTCCGCTGCAACACTGGTAGTAGGAAAATCACACTGATTGGGCTCTCAAGTCTCCACTGTCGACTAGGTGGGTGTACTACGTAGTAGACAACTAGCGTCCACGGACTAGTGACCATCCTATCCTAGCTAGCACCGTGCACTGACCTGGCCTTACGACAAAGTCACACCAGTATCTGATTCTCCATCTCACCATCCTGGCTTGGATCCTTTGCCGTCTTCCTTGCTTTTCCCAAAATTGCATCACCACCATCGGCTCCACCACCTCAGCCTTGACCTTAACCTTGCCTCCCATTCCCATTCCCACGCCCACCGCTAGCACCATGAGTATGGCAGCGACCACTAAATCTGGATCTGCCATCATGAGGAGGTGTACCTGCCACCACATGAAAGAGGAGGAGAGGGGATCTTCGCGCGGGAAGGAGGGGTCTGTGGTGGCCGGGAGGAGCCAGGAAGGGCCGAGGTCTGCTCCAAAGCTAGAGGAAGACGAGGTGGAGCACGCGGTGAGGGACGGGACGGTGACGAGAATGACTAAGGGGGGTGGTTCTGGCCTGGCTCCAGAAGAAACACCAACCCCTTTCTGGGCCTGGCTCCGGGCATACGGATGGCCTGTTGGAGCCTAGCTCCTGGGGCTGGCCAAGCAACCAAACAACACAAATTTGGCTCAACCAAACCAAAAAGACAGCTTGGGAGCCCAACCAAACATACCTATATATATGGAGATTCAGGCAATCAAGGCTGAAGTCTACCTCCATGGCTCCAACGGATGTTTAGGGTCTTCTTTTCTGTTTATCTCATCCAATCTTGTTaggttgtttttttttctaaccTCATGTAGTCATACATATGTGTTTGTTTACGGGTGTTGCAAAATTTACAAGAATAGCTAAGCAACGTTTCTCTGGtgctcagaaaaaaaaaagaagagaactaGCGATCAGTTTATTCAGTCGCCAATCTTAATCGTATAATAAGTCATTTTATTAATCTTGACATTGTTCATCAATCATTATTAAACTTGTTCAATAATAATGCCAGTACAAGTTTTATCACTCTGCAAAACtagacacacatatatatagtctcgAGTGCCTATCGTTGTGACTTCGCCGTACAGCAAGTCCTCCAAAATTAGACAGCACACAAGGATTGAGCCAGTACATGTTGCAGCCTCGTGCTAGCTATAGTAGCTAGACCTAGTGATGGTCGTTGGCACTGGCGGAGCCACCGCCAGGCCACCCCGGGCGGCCGGCCGGGCTCGTCGGAGACGTTCAAAAGGAAAAAATTTTTATATCAAAATAAAACTCTGTAAATTTCTATTTAAATATTTTGCTTAATAAAAATTGTCCAAGCTCATGAAAGCTCCGCTAATGTCGTTGGagtgcttcttcttcctctcgaaGAGGCCGTCAGG
It encodes:
- the LOC110430258 gene encoding acyl-coenzyme A oxidase 4, peroxisomal-like, which codes for MGSLGGSAGAGDGGKVGLPALDVALAFPQATPASLFPPAASDYYQFDDLLTEEEKALRKKVRGIMEKEIPPIMTEYWEKAEFPFHAIPSLASLGLAGGTIKGYGCPGLSLTASAISIAEVARVDASCSTFILVHSSLAMSTIALCGSEAQKQKYLPSLAEFKTIGCWALTEPDYGSDASSLRTAATKVPGGWQLDGQKRWIGNSTFADVLVILARNADTNQLNGFIVKKGAPGLKATKIQNKIGLRMVQNGDIILNKVFVPEEDRLTGINSFQDINKVLAMSRIMVAWQPIGISMGVFDICHRYLKERKQFGAPLAAFQLNQEKLVRMLGNIQAMLLVGWRLCKFYESGKMTPGRSSLGKAWTSQKAREVVSLGRELLGGNGILADFLVAKAFCDLEPIFSYEGTYDINSLVTGREITGIASFKPAMSAKSRL